In a genomic window of Cardiocondyla obscurior isolate alpha-2009 linkage group LG08, Cobs3.1, whole genome shotgun sequence:
- the LOC139104905 gene encoding fatty acyl-CoA reductase 1-like isoform X2 gives MTPSFSFLSLNRLYRIQFHSCAECTGDAFQSKFNTDKSDIKNFEKPPKQTFPAMSDQTVECRAEKAKSEIAKFFSGSKVLITVGLGFMGKLLIEKLLRCCPNITMMYVFVRGKDGKNPHERLKQLVELSLYDKLKKDQPDFLKKIVVIESDLEATNLGLSQRDRDRLLDANVIFHGTTIIRSNQRLRTMANVNVRATKQILLLAREMSDLKAFVYLSTAFAHSPIRSVEEKHYPPPMETDELLSLLTVLNDKKLDSITPSLIDGWPNTFTFTKAIAEDTVLRYGGSMPVCIVRPSIVTSTWNEPIMGWADSVYGPIGLLVSSSLGLLRTIHCHTDKNLDFVPADYVTSCLIAAAWRTSSRNDRKEFEKDAQTGVVPDVEKIPVYNYVSSCQKPITWETFRNHVRIHGSKIPGVKNGRLQCMFWSSRLWVHKTLMCLFHLLPAVMVDGAVILTGRDSRWCKTYDLIHAHLSAASYFTTREWYFRNDAVVELWEVMSTADREIFEFDMSSFDWGEYIKRMAHGISDFVGRPPWDVVKEGLAEYVSL, from the exons ATGACACCGTCATTTTCTTTCCTAAGTTTGAATAGATTATACAGAATACAATTTCACAGTTGCGCCGAGTGCACGGGTGACGCATTTCAGTCGAAGTTTAACACCGATAAAAGTGACATCAAGAATTTCGAGAAGCCTCCAAAGCAAACATTTCCAGCAATGTCTGATCAAAC TGTCGAGTGTCGAGCTGAAAAGGCGAAGAGTGAAATAGCAAAATTTTTCTCGGGGAGTAAAGTTCTTATAACGGTCGGTTTGGGATTTATGGGAAAGCTTTTGATCGAGAAGCTATTGCG GTGTTGTCCAAATATTACGATGATGTATGTATTCGTGAGAGGAAAAGACGGAAAGAATCCTCACGAACGCCTGAAGCAACTTGTCGAGTTATCC TTgtatgataaattaaagaagGACCAGCCAgacttcttaaaaaaaatagtagtGATCGAGAGTGATCTGGAAGCGACGAATTTGGGCTTATCCCAACGAGATCGAGACAGATTGCTCGATGCGAACGTTATCTTTCACGGCACGACGATCATACGATCTAATCAACGTCTTCGTACCATGGCAAATGTCAACGTGCGGGCTACGAAGCAGATATTATTACTCGCGAGAGAGATGTCAGAtctgaaa GCTTTTGTCTACTTGTCGACCGCTTTTGCACACTCGCCTATCAGATCTGTCGAGGAGAAACACTATCCTCCGCCAATGGAGACCGAtgaattattatcgttacTGACTGTTTTAAACGATAAGAAGCTGGATTCTATTACACCATC ATTGATCGACGGCTGGCCCAACACGTTCACGTTTACGAAAGCGATCGCGGAGGACACGGTGCTGCGATACGGCGGCAGCATGCCGGTGTGCATCGTGCGACCGTCTATCGTGACGTCGACCTGGAACGAGCCGATCATGGGTTGGGCAGACAGCGTATACGGGCCTATTGGCCTCCTGGTCAGCTCGAGTCTCGGCCTATTGCGCACGATACATTGCCACACCGACAAAAACCTCGACTTCGTACCGGccgattacgtgacgtcgtgcttGATCGCCGCCGCCTGGCGCACCAGCTCGAG AAATGATAGGAAAGAGTTCGAAAAGGACGCGCAGACGGGCGTCGTGCCGGACGTGGAAAAAATACCGGTGTACAATTACGTGTCGTCCTGTCAGAAGCCGATCACTTGGGAAACGTTTCGGAACCACGTGCGCATCCACGGATCGAAAATACCGGGCGTAAAAAACGGCCGGCTGCAGTGCATGTTTTGGAGCAGTAGACTGTGGGTGCACAAGACTCTCATGTGCCTGTTCCACTTGTTGCCCGCGGTCATGGTGGACGGGGCGGTCATTCTCACCGGTCGAGATTCAAG ATGGTGCAAAACCTATGACCTGATACACGCTCATCTCTCGGCGGCGTCTTACTTCACGACGAGGGAATGGTACTTCAGGAATGACGCGGTGGTCGAGCTTTGGGAGGTAATGAGCACGGCGGATCGCGAGATATTCGAATTCGACATGAGCAGCTTCGACTGGGGCGAATACATAAAACGAATGGCCCACGGTATTAGTGACTTTGTCGGCAGGCCTCCGTGGGACGTTGTGAAAGAGGGATTGGCCGAATACGTTTCACTGTGA
- the LOC139104905 gene encoding fatty acyl-CoA reductase 1-like isoform X1 gives MTPSFSFLSLNRLYRIQFHSCAECTGDAFQSKFNTDKSDIKNFEKPPKQTFPAMSDQTVECRAEKAKSEIAKFFSGSKVLITVGLGFMGKLLIEKLLRCCPNITMMYVFVRGKDGKNPHERLKQLVELSLYDKLKKDQPDFLKKIVVIESDLEATNLGLSQRDRDRLLDANVIFHGTTIIRSNQRLRTMANVNVRATKQILLLAREMSDLKAFVYLSTAFAHSPIRSVEEKHYPPPMETDELLSLLTVLNDKKLDSITPSLIDGWPNTFTFTKAIAEDTVLRYGGSMPVCIVRPSIVTSTWNEPIMGWADSVYGPIGLLVSSSLGLLRTIHCHTDKNLDFVPADYVTSCLIAAAWRTSSRNDRKEFEKDAQTGVVPDVEKIPVYNYVSSCQKPITWETFRNHVRIHGSKIPGVKNGRLQCMFWSSRLWVHKTLMCLFHLLPAVMVDGAVILTGRDSRSSIFPPFFFGFILWTVKATSRLLARAIRDLNTRSGLRNSRAFIKVAATFLALFHFSNLSETLSRWCKTYDLIHAHLSAASYFTTREWYFRNDAVVELWEVMSTADREIFEFDMSSFDWGEYIKRMAHGISDFVGRPPWDVVKEGLAEYVSL, from the exons ATGACACCGTCATTTTCTTTCCTAAGTTTGAATAGATTATACAGAATACAATTTCACAGTTGCGCCGAGTGCACGGGTGACGCATTTCAGTCGAAGTTTAACACCGATAAAAGTGACATCAAGAATTTCGAGAAGCCTCCAAAGCAAACATTTCCAGCAATGTCTGATCAAAC TGTCGAGTGTCGAGCTGAAAAGGCGAAGAGTGAAATAGCAAAATTTTTCTCGGGGAGTAAAGTTCTTATAACGGTCGGTTTGGGATTTATGGGAAAGCTTTTGATCGAGAAGCTATTGCG GTGTTGTCCAAATATTACGATGATGTATGTATTCGTGAGAGGAAAAGACGGAAAGAATCCTCACGAACGCCTGAAGCAACTTGTCGAGTTATCC TTgtatgataaattaaagaagGACCAGCCAgacttcttaaaaaaaatagtagtGATCGAGAGTGATCTGGAAGCGACGAATTTGGGCTTATCCCAACGAGATCGAGACAGATTGCTCGATGCGAACGTTATCTTTCACGGCACGACGATCATACGATCTAATCAACGTCTTCGTACCATGGCAAATGTCAACGTGCGGGCTACGAAGCAGATATTATTACTCGCGAGAGAGATGTCAGAtctgaaa GCTTTTGTCTACTTGTCGACCGCTTTTGCACACTCGCCTATCAGATCTGTCGAGGAGAAACACTATCCTCCGCCAATGGAGACCGAtgaattattatcgttacTGACTGTTTTAAACGATAAGAAGCTGGATTCTATTACACCATC ATTGATCGACGGCTGGCCCAACACGTTCACGTTTACGAAAGCGATCGCGGAGGACACGGTGCTGCGATACGGCGGCAGCATGCCGGTGTGCATCGTGCGACCGTCTATCGTGACGTCGACCTGGAACGAGCCGATCATGGGTTGGGCAGACAGCGTATACGGGCCTATTGGCCTCCTGGTCAGCTCGAGTCTCGGCCTATTGCGCACGATACATTGCCACACCGACAAAAACCTCGACTTCGTACCGGccgattacgtgacgtcgtgcttGATCGCCGCCGCCTGGCGCACCAGCTCGAG AAATGATAGGAAAGAGTTCGAAAAGGACGCGCAGACGGGCGTCGTGCCGGACGTGGAAAAAATACCGGTGTACAATTACGTGTCGTCCTGTCAGAAGCCGATCACTTGGGAAACGTTTCGGAACCACGTGCGCATCCACGGATCGAAAATACCGGGCGTAAAAAACGGCCGGCTGCAGTGCATGTTTTGGAGCAGTAGACTGTGGGTGCACAAGACTCTCATGTGCCTGTTCCACTTGTTGCCCGCGGTCATGGTGGACGGGGCGGTCATTCTCACCGGTCGAGATTCAAGGTCAAGTattttcccccccttttttttcggatTTATTTTATGGACCGTCAAAGCTACGTCGAGACTGCTTGCCCGAGCAATTCGCGATCTCAATACTCGAAGCGGCCTGAGAAATTCACGGGCATTCATAAAAGTAGCCGCAACGTTTCTCGCGCTTTTTCATTTCTCAAACCTCTCGGAAACCCTTTCCAGATGGTGCAAAACCTATGACCTGATACACGCTCATCTCTCGGCGGCGTCTTACTTCACGACGAGGGAATGGTACTTCAGGAATGACGCGGTGGTCGAGCTTTGGGAGGTAATGAGCACGGCGGATCGCGAGATATTCGAATTCGACATGAGCAGCTTCGACTGGGGCGAATACATAAAACGAATGGCCCACGGTATTAGTGACTTTGTCGGCAGGCCTCCGTGGGACGTTGTGAAAGAGGGATTGGCCGAATACGTTTCACTGTGA